The genomic segment GGAGCTCATGAACCCAGATTTTCTCTTCTATTCAGCATCAAGGAACTGTGCTGAGACAGAATGAAGCTGACATGGGAAACATCAGCCACCTCAGGCACAGACCTTGTTCTCTACTTGAATACTGGGACCCAAGACAGTACCTTGCATCCCTGAAGGGCTTTTGCAAGTATGCATGGCATTCAAACAAGGACTTGCAAAGATCTGACAGCTTTTCAgtgtaaaaaagtaatttttcagcCATGCAATCACCTCCCACGCTCCTGAAAGGCCATtgttgaaaagaaaaggaaggaaaaaaaaagaacaggaagcaCCTCCTAGTCAATCAGTCCCTGCAACAAACACCCCAATTGCAAATAGTTAATATGCCACCACGCACACACAGGGCTGTACCTGGACTGCTTTTTcggaggtggtggtggtggtggtgtaaACTCCACGTCATTGCTCTTGTCTTTAGGGTAATCAAACGAGAAAGATGATGATTTGCTGATCCCAGTCTGGGTCTCCAGCATCGGGCCATCATCCACAAGGTTGACACTAGCTCTTCCATTCTCAGCTCCCACTGTCCATGGGTGAATTAagagctcctgctcctcctcctcctctatcCGGCACTGCTTGGTCCATGCTGGAGTGTAGTATTTCTGCCTCCTGTCATAGGACGAGCCTGCCAGGCCTCTGCTGGACTCCTCCACAGAGACCCCATTGACACGAGTGCACGGAGAAGGGGATGCTCCAAAAGCACCTGTATCTGTACTGCTCCTTGGCAGCAGCTGAACACCAGCTCCGTCATGGCTATTGTCATCACCAAACCTCCCCACGTGGGAGCTCACTGGGGGCACATGGTTCCCTTCACTGCCTGTCTggctggtttttgacatctttGGGGGAATGGCTGGACTCTCAGTAACTGGGGCCTTGGCAGGAGCTGCCAGATGAAACCGTATGCTGTTTTCACTTCCAGATGCTTGAAAAATCTCTCTAGGCTCAATGGCAGCTGATGAAGTCCCAAAATCAGGGTGGGAGGTGGGGCTGATACATGGCCACTGAACCCCCACTGCCGAGTCAGGGCTGCTGAGGAATATTGTCTTGTGATCATCCTCAGTGTGTGCTGTCATGATAGTTATCTTTGCTGCCACCTGGCTGGTGGAGTCCTGGTATTCCTTCTCACCACCCAAAGTCCAGCTGCCATCCCTCCACACCCCATCAGCTTGATCCTTGCCAGTGCCGTGGGCCAACTTCTCTGCTTTTGCCTGTCCACTGACAGCCTTCAGCTGCATCTTCTTCCTCTTGGTGCTCTCAGCATAGATGGGATCACTGCGGGGAGGTGAGGCAAGGCGTGAGTGCTGCGGCTCCACCAGAGCCTGCTGAAGGGTGCTTGAGCCCTCAGGCCAGTGGCCTCTGGTGACAGAGGGCTCTCCAGCAAGAGGAGAGTCCTTGTCCTCCCGGGATACAGCAAAGGCAGCCGtcttgctgctgcctgtgctctcagggagggcagcaggctCAGCACGGAGActcagctttttcctctctgaacaCGGGGCACAGGGGAGAGGATCACCCTGGTCTTTTGTGATGCAGAATGCCACATTCACAGTTCTCTGCTCCTCTTCACTAAACTTGACCGCCCTGCCACTTGGCCTGGGAATTTCAGGAGCATCCCGCTGCCTCCATCTGCAGGGAGCGGGGCTCTCCTTCTCACACCGGGCAACCTTCCCCTCTGCACAACGCGGCTCCCGCGCCACTGAGCACTCTCTGCGGCAGTCCGTGATCAAACAGTACTCGCCCCCCTCACTTTCAAAGTCAGAGGAGAGGTGACCACAGTCACCCTCCAAGGGAAgtgctgctccttctctggctTGAGAAGAAGGGTTTCTGCTGGAGTTCACGGTGCTTCTGTCTCCCAAGTCAGATGCATTAGGGCAGGGGCCCCGATGCGGCAGGACAAACTTGTCTTTGGCTCTGTCCTCCTGCTTGCCCACCTCACCCACAAGTACCAGGCTGTGGATGGAGACATTTCTCTCCACTCGACTCTCCAGGCTGCGTAGGCCCACCATGGAGTAGTTTGGAGGACAGCAAGACAAGCAGTCGCTGGGTGGGTTGTGAAGGAAGGGCTTTCTCACACCACCATTGCCAAAATTGTCGAGGCAGATCCGCTGTGCATCTCCTGATTTCAGAAGGAGGTGTTTGCCAGAAACCATCCCCCAGCTGACCTGCATGGGCCAAAGAGACAATTGTTCTGTCAGGATGTGCATATGCAATAAGAAAggtaacttttcttttttttttgaacaaacaagcaaaatacaacaaaagaaaaaagtccagCTCCACAGAAAATTCCTCTGGCATTCACGGTCTGTTTTGCTCTGTGCTCACCCCAGCAATAACTACCGCAaatcttttctatttaaattgCACTTGTCTTATTTCTTGGACCATTTGCAATCCTTGCATTACTAACAATGGCAATGCACTGAAATAAGGcattctcctttctctttctgtgggTTCGCTGCCAGAAACTTGTCCAACCTATCATCTTGTCTGCGAATCACCGTGCAATTAAAGATTCAGAGTGTGAAAGAATATTTGGTCCTCCCTctgcttatttttgtttcatttcacacTACTGCCTGTGACTCCAGAACACAGACATGGACTATCACAGGTTATCCTGGGATAGCAGATTGGCTACACTCAGCAGTAGGTACTGGGGAGCAGGCGGGGAAAGATATTCAAAATCTTCATCTGAAGATCTATCCTGCTTGCCAAGGGAGAGAGGGAGTGGGAGAGGCAGGGTGCCTGTgaagcacccccagccccagggtggCAGAACCTGCTTCCATAGTGCAAAATTCAGCCTAGGGCCAAATCTGTCTGCATAGATCAAAGCCCACCGATGCTGGCAGCCTGCACTCGTGTGCCTTTTATTCCTGGAGGAGAAGCAAGATGGGGCAATGAGAGCCTAAGAAGAGAGCTGGGGAGCCCTGACTCTCCTCTGGCTCAAgggtgggagatgggagcacacCTAAGCCACAGACAGGGCAACAGCAGCCCAGGCATCATTCCATGTGGCTGGGACAGTGCCAATATCGACTCATTGGGGAGAAGAGTGAACTGCCCATCAACTCAAACCACCAGGACTTGCCAGtttgcaggcaggcagcagtgcTACACCCAGAGAGCACTACTGCTCTGGCAGAGGTTGGGAGCCCAAGCAGTTGGGCCAGGAAGGCAGGACACTTGATTCCTCATCTACAAAGACTGTGGATCCAGTTAGTACTGGCTGCAATCAGACAGGATTTCTTTCCAGTATATACCTTCCCAGGAAAATAACTTTAACCTGCATCCTCATTTACAATCCGGAAGTTCCTAAACAAGCAACGTATTTTTAAGCTCCTTTGCACATGCTCTGTGAGTAACATCTCATTCAGCTTCAGCCAAAGATACTTTGAGAAACCAATATACAGCTTAAAAACCTGAGTTAAGACCAGAAGGGAAACCAAAGGGAAGGAAACGGTTTTAACAGATATACCTAGCACTCCCAGGGAGAGATAAGTAACGGGAAGTCATGCTTTGACTGGATTAATCATTACCTGTGACAAATCTGCATTCATATTCACATCCACCCACGCGTCAGAAACATCCGAGTTTATCATAGTTGGCTTAACGGCAATTGTTGGCTTTGAGAAGGGAGAGGTATTTACACCTTCGTCTTCCAACGCAGGGCTCTCAGGCTTGGTCCTAACTCCATTCGGGAGCACGTCACAAGTACCCACGTCTGGGGGTGTTTGCAGCTGATGGGAACTCTTTGGGTTGAAGCAATTTTTGCAGGAGCCGGGCTTCCAAACGTGTTCCACAAAGTCACTGCACGCAGACATCTTCAAATCCTCGTGGCTCAGACCCAGAGCCCTCTGTGTCTTCTGCACTGTCCTTTGCTGCTCATTTTGCATTTGGTCCCCAGGGCCGCTCTCAAAGATCACTTAGTTATCTGGAAAAGCACAACACTGTCTGATTAGTATGGTTATGCCCCAAAATGGTAAGATTTTTAATAGGACAGCTGATAATTACACTTACTCTGCCTTCATCACAAGAGGTTATTGTTTACAAGGCTTCTTTCACAGCTTAGCTAAAGCCCACACAGTCACTTAAAAAGCCTCAACTTCTAAGCACAGCTCTGTATTAGAGAAGACATCAAGCAAGCAGCATTCCTATGTGATTTAATTCCCTGTTTAATGAGCATGTATAACCAGCCTCGTGCAAGGTTTAGATCAAGGGTAAAGGAAAGAGGTCTTGGAAATAGCTGTTTGCGGCCCCACAAGCAGAGTCAGGCAGGAAAAATTCCTTCTTCAAAGTGTCATCCTgtctctggaaaataaaaaggcctGGAGATACAAAGACCAGAATCAGAAACTGTGTAACCAAGGGGACCGGCAACAACCTTCCTTCACCCAGAAGCAGCACTGTGATTACTGCCATGGTACACAAAGGATTCTCTCCCACCCAGGGTAACACAGACAGACAATCAGCACGGCTGGGGCTGGCACTGATTTGAGCAAGTGCCTGGCAGAAAGCTCTTATCTGGTTTGCCAGGAGCCACAAGTAAGTGTCAGCTCGCTGAAACGATTCAAAACGATTCATTGTCTGCAAGGGGAGAAACGTTTTGCTCTTGGATCACTTAACAGACAAGAATCCCTTCCCATCTTCCTTCCCCAGGAGGAAATGCCCCAGGAACAAGACATTCCTGCATTCCGGTGCCCCCCTCCCCGCATGGCCAGGTCTGATGGCACTCAGCCAATCACCTGGAGCTAACAACTCCGGAGGTACTTCAGAGGAGGACTCCCACAAAGCTCAGTGGATTAGGGAAGAGAAGATCAGAAAACACAACTAGATCATAAATATTACAGACAGCTGCTATGAGTGTCAGGGCACACAAGTGTCCCACATTGCTTCCTCACCTAACCGACTTCAGGTCACCATGTCCCAGCCAGCTGACTCCaatgcaaaggcaaagcaaactgAGGCTCCTTCCCCATGGATTTCTGAGTGAAAAGGCACTTTTACACCCCAATCCTGACTGCATGAGAACACAGTTTAGCAGCCTGATACTTCAGTGGTTTCCCCACACAGACACACTGGAACACCACTGTGGCTGTGTACAACTTTGCACCTGCATGCACCTCTAAACCAGCCTGCACTTCAGTAAAGTCTCTTGCCTTTGGGCTCAGAGATGCCCTGGCCACCCTCTCCAACAGCCACCCTATTGcacagtgaaaagaaagaatactAGTAAGGGCTTGGGTGGGATCAAGTGAACTGGGGGAAAAGCCACTGACTCACTTTCCCTTTGGAAAAGGAGGCTTTGATCGGCTAAAGCACTAGTACCTCCAGACTCCTTCTGCCAGGTGAGCTGATAAATTTGGATCTGTATCATGAAAGAGCAGAATAAAAGGGAATATAAATGGGATTCAAAGATTAGTGCATCTCTCTTTTCAGGGAAGGGACTGTTTTAGGCAGGTCTTTCCATAGACTTCACAGAGTTCAAATTAGCCAAAGGACAGCAAGTCACTCTTGGATGTACCCCAACACCTTCAACACGATTAACAGTTCTTGCAGGGAAAATATCTTTAACAAATATTCTAGCAccgtggttttttttttttcctttcaaatctAGCAAGCAGTGTCCAGCATCACCCAAAGCTGAACAAGTGAACAAGTGTCCCGATGAGaaccagcaaagaaaaaaaaaaaaaaaaaaaaaaaaaaaaaaatcaaagggaggaaaagcaggGACCAGAGCCAGAAAAATCTCTTCACTTCTGCTTTAATAACCGGTGCTGCCAACTGCCTTTTAAAGATCGGGAtttccctttctgcagctgaagcagCCGCTGTGTCTCGCTGCCTAGAACCCGGGGCAGGCAGGCCCGTGTCCGCACACCGGCGGGGAAGCCGGTACTGGGCCCCCATCGACCCACGCAGCACCGTGCGGGGAAACCGGCCCGGCTCGCCCCCGGCCGGACAAGCCGAAAGCCAGGAGCTGCCTCTGAGGCACGCCCGAAGCCCCCGCGCTTCCCGGGGCACCGGCAAAGACCCGATACAAAGGATACCTGTTACCTGGGACAGAGATGAGAGGATGCAGCACAAGGATGCGCcgggggaaaataaaaaacttaacaaaaaaacaaaccaagctaaaccccaaacccccgacccaagcagctctggctgccgGACGGCTCCTCCGAGGCGCCGGGCGTCTACCGGGATTGGGAAAAGTTTACCGGGCAGGGCCCGCCGAGGCTCCCGGTGGTGCCTGTGGGAACCGGTGAGCGCCCCGGGGCGACTTCAACCCCGTCCCGCCCTCCGCCCGCATGCTCGGCGGGCACTGGCACGACCCCACCGGCACGGCACGCCCCCGGACCCCCGGCAACCCCACCCCGGCCCCGAGCGGCGGCGGGGTCCCTCCCCGCCCGGCTTTGTCCAGGGAAGCGGtcgcccggcgctgcccccagccccgcttcTCGCTCACCAgcctcccgccgccgcagcgGGGTTCCGCTCCGCGTTGCGCTCGGCCACAGCCGCCGCCACCACTGGGCGAGTGGCAATCGCGGCCCCGCGTGGGCCGGGGGGCagcggccgccccgccccgctccgcctcCCGGCCCGCCTCCTCGGGGCACGGCGTGGGCAGCAGCCCGGGTGGGGGCAGGGCGGCACCCCCCGCACACGCGTGTCTCCCCTTTGCACAAAGCACAGCCACCCGCTGCAGAAGCACATGCACCCGTCAGCGACACACCCCCTGCCATCCCCAGCAGCGCTGACTCAGACATGCCCCGTCTCAGGGACATCCCCGCCGGATACAGACCCCCTCGGGGGGATGCAGGCACCCACACACCCCAGCAGCCCCGCACTGACCCTGACACACGCCATGCCTTTGCAGGGTCACAGCCAGCGTACCCCACACGCCTGCACCCCAACACCAGGCATGAGGATGGTCCTGAATCCAGCTGGAAGACACTGGGAGCCAGACAGTTCACTTATCCTCACCAAGATTGCCAGACAAAAGCATGGTGAAGTTCAGCCTGAGAAGATGCTGCGGAAGGAAGAGACGTTTGCAGGATTTGACCTCACcgtgcaaaaaaaaatcagacggCATCTCAAGAAAATCCCAAATCTCAGATGGGCTGGGAGGCTGGGGGTCATAAAAAGCGAGCAGGATGAGGTTTTGCTCCCTGTAGTGTCTGAGCTGCACTTTAGGGCAGGCTGAAAAAGGAGTGGTCTTCCCTCACTCTCATGCTTGCTTTGCGGTGTCTGGCTTTGAGCACCTGAATTCTCcaaacttaggaaaaaaaaaccaaacaggtcTCCCCCTGCCCTGTTCAGGGCCTTATCTCAGTTTCTTGCCACCTCTTCTTTAGTGCAACAAAGTGTTCCCAGCCTTGTGGAGTGCAGGAGAAAATAGTGGATTACAAAGGCAAATAGGCTTGCATCCAAGCTCTGAGTTGAAAAACAGAAGCCAGAGATATGCACAGCACTCATCACAGAAAGAATTACCCTCTTGGGAACCAATCACCCTtgtaatttcttctgcttcaggGAATTTGGGCAGTATTGCATCTTGCAAAGCTTTTTGCTTCCAAACATCCCGTCTGGCTGGTCTTCCACCATTACGGCTGTCTGTTCATGCTCTCCATTTTTTTTGATCAGTTATTAAAATAGTCAAAAGACCCCACAGTAagcagaaatacaggaaattatgGGAACTCCTCTACTTAATTTGCCATATTGCCATGAAGGTATCTGCCTAACACACCTCCCGCTTCTTCT from the Columba livia isolate bColLiv1 breed racing homer chromosome 4, bColLiv1.pat.W.v2, whole genome shotgun sequence genome contains:
- the PRAG1 gene encoding inactive tyrosine-protein kinase PRAG1; the protein is MQNEQQRTVQKTQRALGLSHEDLKMSACSDFVEHVWKPGSCKNCFNPKSSHQLQTPPDVGTCDVLPNGVRTKPESPALEDEGVNTSPFSKPTIAVKPTMINSDVSDAWVDVNMNADLSQVSWGMVSGKHLLLKSGDAQRICLDNFGNGGVRKPFLHNPPSDCLSCCPPNYSMVGLRSLESRVERNVSIHSLVLVGEVGKQEDRAKDKFVLPHRGPCPNASDLGDRSTVNSSRNPSSQAREGAALPLEGDCGHLSSDFESEGGEYCLITDCRRECSVAREPRCAEGKVARCEKESPAPCRWRQRDAPEIPRPSGRAVKFSEEEQRTVNVAFCITKDQGDPLPCAPCSERKKLSLRAEPAALPESTGSSKTAAFAVSREDKDSPLAGEPSVTRGHWPEGSSTLQQALVEPQHSRLASPPRSDPIYAESTKRKKMQLKAVSGQAKAEKLAHGTGKDQADGVWRDGSWTLGGEKEYQDSTSQVAAKITIMTAHTEDDHKTIFLSSPDSAVGVQWPCISPTSHPDFGTSSAAIEPREIFQASGSENSIRFHLAAPAKAPVTESPAIPPKMSKTSQTGSEGNHVPPVSSHVGRFGDDNSHDGAGVQLLPRSSTDTGAFGASPSPCTRVNGVSVEESSRGLAGSSYDRRQKYYTPAWTKQCRIEEEEEQELLIHPWTVGAENGRASVNLVDDGPMLETQTGISKSSSFSFDYPKDKSNDVEFTPPPPPPPKKQSRHALKMNPNNAELERVSNSSAESLSSPFRTVHVSFTAGSSDSLDSDTQTGSDGRHSSEPNHSPPPAESQMFPPVPFLPASGEDGPTSSPSCPPPLPQKKTVSRTVSSPDGFFGGQASSGAASPRLNVSHSESNVCRQEEPPFGHSASLGGHPGAFSSSESLEKGSKGNSCWGSDTGKSTRACVPSRNLQSLSNSQLSVSSQVSSGSSLQLHNLLSNIDSKEGVYTKLGALYAESLRRLVAKCEDCFMREQKNELRFSENNWSLFKLACNKPCCDSGDAIYYCATCSKDPSTTYAVKICKTQESKVAASYCSPAVPVHFNIQQDCGHFVASVPSSMLLAPDVGKSMPGDGLHPSRTASEHDCVVVITREVPSQTTADFVRDSVMLHQAKPELYERRVCFLLLQLCNGLEHLKEHGIIHRDLCLENLLLVPCKPPMSCVKAKDDKHLPRLIISNFLKAKQKPGTGDSKLKKSQARLAPEIVSASQYKKFDEFQTGILIYELLHQPNPFEEKVHLRGQEYSPEDLPALPTLSIYSRGLQQLAHLLLEADPIKRVRITEAKRMLQCLLWGPRKDLTEQPLSQEEALRQVLQNWVDMKRALLMMKFAERAVDMERSIELEDWLCCQYLASAEPASLLHTLKLLQLL